A window of the Hordeum vulgare subsp. vulgare chromosome 5H, MorexV3_pseudomolecules_assembly, whole genome shotgun sequence genome harbors these coding sequences:
- the LOC123398184 gene encoding trithorax group protein osa-like yields MGFDNECILNIQTLPGEYFCPVCRTLIYPNEALQAQCTHLYCKPCLAYVAATTQACPYDGYLVTEADSKPLVDSNKSLAETIGKVTVQCLYNKSGCQWQGNLSECNTHGTACAYGNSPVVCNRCGTQIVHRQVQEHAQLCPGVQSQTQQADGSLTQSSAATTQAVTQDPSAVSSVAPAAAPTAGAVTASALPTGSAGVTTPSTVAVAPFAGAPTSATQGQAVAPQIQTAEQYQQQLQYHQYYQQHFPGYNPYTQQYQQYGQYQQYTQPQTQVAPQNVAQVPAQPAPYAQPQFMQPSQSQHMVPNQSQNPQLQAPAVQPQPQQNPPLHSAPQIPQMQPQGDVQPIAHTQVGNQPFAMPATQAIASQVQPYVQPHPPHHQQAVAQQQQPQMQYPPQQQHLQPQMQHQHPQVQQQSYPQPNVYHQPHPVSQSQNPSVHAVAGHQSYSQPQPAHQMPHGAAVQHPVHASHQQLVGPQHPALVHPPQGQFPLQGQQPTMLAPQGTQHTPQHQQHGHQAQRPPMHPSIPPQAPPQGFPLNTPVPSQTGQSYQQGMHSSQQQMHPQPFQPHGPQYMQQQQHVPTSTSRSMSYVATPHQFQESGKSESAANATGNTEVGDNTNGGGEYSGIKPESLGDKNANGEQNDFSNIRKNVVQTGIALGVADGSDKGKGKDESGGQESNSQSEASNISNDLEKGGSLQQASQKSQGALGSYVPPGMGRQRPSGPDTMLPQHMLHPGPVPCTQAQTNQMRPPSHGFPENVRPTVQQQLYGVYQSEMAPRTLAPNIPRAVPTRPDDGMIRPPMAGPLPGHHDTTMPPFASENVGRPHPVGMRNGVGGEQLANSRAFHDEGFNSSREHFRSLGPPYPGRYNVNPKDIEENIKQFPGPTHLDDDSFQRGPRPFDGFDSFSGRPPFQNKPGPYPIGFPEDLSRKPHSIVGHPDFVSPGPEFGHHRVDGMPRNPGSFVQGMTAGPGGLHKDQLGPGNLPGSRQHDFDNLAFPHTHFHPADIFLPRNLHGSEPLGHGQLHGIEPSGHRFQGHIHPDDTNFDDYSRHGFPQESGRFSSGGFFSSGDVGWCRICTFNCGSAEDLGLHVHTREHQQHAMDIVLKMKHDAAKRQKMNPTGPKSLNKKVAMKGNFYGNRR; encoded by the exons ATGGGTTTCGATAATGAATGTATTCTGAATATACAAACTCTTCCTGGTGAATATTTTTGCCCTGTTTGTCGGACACTCATATACCCCAACGAAGCTCTGCAAGCTCAGTGCACACATCTCTACTGCAAACCTTGCTTGGCTTATGTAGCAGCAACCACACAAGCCTGCCCTTATGATGGTTACTTAGTGACGGAAGCTGATTCCAAG CCTCTGGTGGATTCAAATAAATCACTTGCTGAGACAATTGGTAAAGTTACAGTACAATGCCTGTACAACAAGAGTGGTTGCCAATGGCAAGGAAACCTGTCTGAATGCAACACACATGGTACCGCTTGCGCCTATGGGAACTCGCCTGTTGTTTGTAACCGTTGTGGTACTCAGATTGTACATCGTCAAGTGCAAGAACATGCCCAGCTTTGTCCT GGCGTGCAATCCCAAACACAACAGGCTGACGGTAGTCTGACACAGTCATCAGCTGCAACGACCCAGGCAGTCACCCAAGATCCGTCTGCAGTTTCCTCTGTGGCACCTGCAGCAGCTCCTACAGCTGGAGCTGTTACAGCTTCTGCATTGCCAACTGGTTCAGCTGGTGTGACCACACCAAGCACAGTTGCCGTGGCCCCTTTTGCAGGGGCACCTACTTCTGCTACTCAAGGTCAAGCAGTTGCACCACAAATTCAAACAGCCGAGCAGTACCAGCAGCAGCTCCAGTACCACCAGTACTACCAGCAGCATTTCCCTGGCTACAATCCATACACCCAGCAGTATCAACAGTATGGCCAATACCAACAGTACACACAACCTCAAACGCAAGTGGCACCGCAGAATGTTGCCCAAGTTCCTGCACAACCTGCGCCATATGCTCAGCCTCAATTCATGCAGCCATCACAGTCCCAACACATGGTGCCAAATCAGTCCCAGAATCCTCAACTCCAAGCACCAGCTGTTCAGCCGCAGCCTCAGCAGAATCCACCATTGCATTCCGCGCCACAAATTCCACAGATGCAACCACAAGGTGATGTACAACCTATAGCTCATACCCAAGTTGGTAATCAGCCATTTGCAATGCCTGCAACTCAAGCAATAGCCTCCCAGGTGCAGCCATATGTGCAACCTCATCCTCCACATCATCAGCAGGCTGTTGCCCAGCAACAACAACCGCAAATGCAGTACCCACCTCAGCAGCAACATCTTCAACCTCAGATGCAGCACCAGCATCCACAAGTGCAGCAGCAATCGTACCCACAACCTAATGTCTATCATCAGCCTCATCCAGTTTCACAATCTCAGAACCCTTCAGTACATGCGGTAGCAGGTCATCAATCATATTCGCAGCCTCAGCCAGCACATCAGATGCCACATGGTGCCGCAGTCCAGCACCCTGTACATGCATCTCACCAACAGTTAGTTGGTCCTCAGCATCCTGCACTTGTACATCCTCCTCAGGGTCAATTTCCGTTGCAAGGCCAACAGCCAACCATGTTGGCTCCTCAAGGTACTCAGCATACACCACAACATCAGCAGCATGGGCATCAGGCTCAGCGACCACCAATGCATCCCAGCATCCCTCCGCAGGCACCACCACAAGGATTTCCTCTTAACACACCCGTTCCTTCACAAACAGGTCAATCATACCAACAAGGAATGCACTCATCACAACAACAGATGCATCCTCAACCTTTCCAGCCCCACGGTCCACAATATATGCAACAGCAGCAGCATgttccaacctcgactagcaggTCTATGAGTTATGTTGCAACACCACATCAGTTCCAAGAATCAGGGAAGTCAGAAAGTGCAGCTAATGCTACTGGCAATACTGAAGTAGGTGATAATACAAATGGAGGCGGTGAATATTCTGGCATAAAGCCAGAATCTCTGGGTGATAAAAATGCGAATGGGGAGCAGAATGATTTTAGTAATATCAGAAAAAATGTGGTACAAACTGGCATTGCATTGGGCGTTGCAGATGGTTCAGACAAAGGCAAAGGAAAGGATGAGTCTGGTGGCCAGGAAAGTAATTCACAGTCTGAAGCTTCAAATATATCCAATGATCTTGAGAAAGGAGGATCATTACAGCAGGCATCACAGAAAAGCCAGGGAGCACTGGGTTCCTATGTTCCCCCAGGCATGGGCCGACAGCGTCCGTCTGGACCTGATACCATGCTTCCTCAGCATATGCTCCATCCTGGTCCTGTGCCATGTACTCAAGCCCAGACGAATCAAATGAGGCCACCTAGTCATGGTTTTCCTGAAAATGTCCGGCCTACAGTGCAGCAACAGCTATATGGTGTATATCAATCTGAAATGGCACCAAGGACGCTTGCACCAAACATTCCGCGGGCTGTACCCACCAGACCTGATGATGGCATGATTCGACCGCCCATGGCTGGACCCTTGCCTGGACATCATGACACAACTATGCCTCCTTTTGCTTCAGAAAATGTTGGCCGGCCACATCCTGTTG GAATGAGAAATGGTGTTGGCGGGGAGCAACTTGCAAATTCCAGGGCTTTCCACGATGAAGGGTTCAATTCTTCACGGGAACATTTCAGGTCGTTGGGGCCACCATATCCTGGCAGATACAATGTCAACCCTAAAGATATTGAAGAGAATATTAAGCAATTTCCAGGGCCAACTCATCTTGATGACGACAGTTTTCAGAGAGGCCCAAGGCCTTTTGATGGTTTTGATTCATTTTCTGGAAGACCTCCATTCCAAAACAAGCCAGGCCCATATCCTATAGGCTTCCCTGAAGATTTATCAAGGAAGCCCCATTCAATTGTTGGTCATCCTGACTTTGTGTCACCTGGTCCAGAATTTGGCCATCACAGGGTTGATGGAATGCCTAGAAACCCAG GTTCATTTGTTCAAGGGATGACAGCTGGTCCTGGAGGTCTTCATAAGGACCAACTAGGCCCTGGCAACCTTCCAGGGAGTAGACAGCATGATTTTGACAATCTAGCGTTCCCTCATACACATTTCCACCCTGCTGATATTTTTCTTCCAAGAAATCTTCATGGTTCTGAACCCCTTGGGCATGGTCAATTGCATGGAATTGAACCTTCTGGCCACCGGTTCCAAGGACACATACATCCAGATGATACAaattttgatgactattctcgacaTGGTTTTCCACAAGAATCTGGCCGCTTCAGTTCG GGTGGTTTCTTCAGTAGTGGAGATGTTGGTTGGTGCAGGATATGCACGTTTAACTGTGGGAGTGCAGAGGACCTGGGTCTACATGTGCATACAAGAGAACATCAACAGCATGCAATGGACATTGTTCTGAAAATGAAGCATGATGCTGCGAAGCGACAGAAAAT GAATCCTACAGGCCCCAAGTCATTAAACAAAAAGGTAGCCATGAAGGGCAACTTCTATGGAAATAGGCGTTAG